The Gossypium hirsutum isolate 1008001.06 chromosome A13, Gossypium_hirsutum_v2.1, whole genome shotgun sequence nucleotide sequence gTACAATGAGGACGTATATCGACTACCGTCAATTGAAcaagttgacgattaagaataagtagcCACTTCCGAGGATAGACTACTTATTCGATCAGTTTAAAGGGGCTTTAGTGTTTTCTAAAATCGACCTGCGGTTAggttatcatcagttgagggtgaAGGAGGCCGATGTgtataagacgacatttaggactcgttatgggcattacgagtttctagtcaTACCTTTTGAGTTGACTAATACACCAGCagcattcatggacttgatgaaccgtgtGTTTTAGCCCTACTTGGATCAGTTTACgatggtgttcatcgatgacattttggtgtattctAAGTTGGAGGACGAGCACGACGAGCATTTAAGAGTGGTTTTGTAGATCCTtcgtgagaaacagttgtatgcgaagttcagcaagtgtgagttctggcttcgggaAGTGACGTTTCTGGGTCATGTAGTTTTTGCTGAGGGGATTCAAGTAgatcctcgtaagattgaggcTATGTTGAATTGGAAACAGCTGAAGAGTGTGTCAAAAATCTGCAGTTTTCTAGAACTGGTAGGATATTACCGACATTTCATAGAGGGGTTCTCGATGATCGCAGTGCCGTTGACTTAGTTGTTGCATAAAGGGGTTCCTTTCATTTGTGCTGATACGCAGTAGGAGAGCTTCGCAAAGCTCGAGAAAATTTTGACTCAGGCTCcagttctgatacagcctgagccTGGTAGGGACTTCGTGGTTTACAGTGATGTGTCACATATGGGTTTGGGTTGCTTCTTGATTCAAGATGGTAAGGTAGTTGCCTAtgcgtctcgacaacttaagactcatgaggctaattatctgacacatgatttggagttggctgtaGTGgtctttgcattaaagatttggaggcattatctgtatagagagaaatgtaacatttacactgatcacaagagcatCAAGTATCtcttcactcagaaggagttaaaacTTAGGTAGCGTCGGTGGGTcgagctgcttaaggactatgagTGCAGTATTGAGTATCACCCTagaaaggccaatgtggtggccgatgcattAAGCCATAGGGTTGTGGCTAATTTGAAAGCATTGTTCACTAAACTGAGTCTTTATGACGATGGGAGTCTCCTGGCTGAGTTGTAGATTAGGCCGACGTTGCTGGGTCAGATAAAGGATAAGCAGTTAGGAGATGAGTCTCTTCAGTTGTGATTTCGTCAAGTTGAGACTGGGACTACTACTGACTTCGAGATTAATAGTGATGGGGTACTGTGTTTCTGAGGTAGGATCTGTGTACCTAATGATGAGGATTTGAGACTGTCGATTTTGAAGGAGGTacatagtagcccttacgctATGCATTCTGGTGGGAACAAGATGTATAAGGATCTCcaagaattgtactggtggccaaggTTGAAACGTGAAGTGACAGACTATATTGCTCtttgtttgacttgtcagcaggttaaggctgagcaccagttaCCTTCAGGCTTGCTATAGCCAGTAAAGATACTAATGTGGAAATAGGaacgagtaacgatggacttcgttagtgggttgcctttgacacccactaagaagaaTTCTGTTTGGGTCGtcgtggatcaattgaccaagtcGGCACATTTCATTCCGTTAAGACAGACTTCTCCCTAAAAAAGCTGGCTAGGTTGTACATTTTCAAGATAGTGAGGTTGCCTGGGGTTCCTGTTTCAATCATTTCCGATAAGGATCCTAGTTTTACGTCTCGATTTTGGGGAaagcttcatgaggctttgggttcacgacttgacttcagtactgcatttcatcctcaaacagatggttagtcggagagggtgattcaggtactggaggatatgttgaggggatgtgctatcgattttcgaggtagttgggaggagtacttgcctcTAGtggagttcgcttacaacaacagttatcagtctagtatacagatggcaccatatgaagcactttatggtcgtaagtgttgCACTCCCTTGTGCTGAACTGAGTTGGGAGAGCGACGTGTTTTGGGTCTAAATTTGGTATCAGAAACAAAGGATAAGGTCCGTTTGATTCGAGAACGTCTAAAAGCGGCTTCTGgtagacagaagtcctatgctGATCTAAAGAAGAAGGACATCGAGTATTCTGTAGGGGATATGGTTTTCCTTAGGGTCttaccatggaaaaaggttctaagGTTCGGTCGCAAGGGAAAGCTAAGCCCtcggtttattgggccgtaccgGATTCTGAAGCGAGTAGGGCCAGTCgcatatcagttggagctaccttcaGAGTTAGATCGCATACATGACGTGtatgtctcgatgttgagacgTTACCACTCTAATCCTAGGCTCATTGTGCTCGTGGAGGAGATTGAGATGAGACTAGATCTGACGTTCGAAGAGGAGCCTATTCAGATTCTAGATCGTGACGTTAAAGTCTTACATAGGAAGTCTATTCCCTTGGTGAATGTGCTGTGctggaatcatagcactgaggaggttACTTGGGAGTCAGAGGATTCGATGCGGCAGTAGTATCCTCACATTTTCTGATTAGGTAAAATTCAAAGACGAATTTTCTTtgagggggtagagttgtaacgccccaaatttttatagttttggCTTTTGTGATGGTTGAGCATGGACTTTGAAAAAGCTCTCCCCATGGAAGGCATGATTGGCCAATTTCCTATGCCTTGCCCATTTCTCACTTTTGATTGTAGGAATGCTGTCACCTAGTAGCTTCTTAAAGAAATATGAAGTCTTCGGCTTTGAAAAAGCTTTTTCACTGTTTTTCAGCACGTCTTTCACCAGTTCTGGGTCTGTTATTACCAGTTGTGCTCGAACTCCATTCCAACTAAGATAATTCTTCCCTAAAAAAGtgatttaattaaaatctcttcATGGAAATCCGAAAATACTACCAAAGCAACAAATTCTCACCGTATTTCTTGATGCAGGAGTAATCATGTGGCATTACTCTGGGAAATATATCGTGTGTCAAGGCCATAGGTTTGCTAGATGCTTCATTCTGCATTTGAAGAGCTTCTTTGTTGTTTCCATGGATAAATTCAAAAGGAGGTCCTCTGATCCCCTGTGAATTCATGATGAACTGTACATTATGAGGTACCCACCAATACTTGTACAAAACATAGAGCAAAGCTACGAAGAGGCAGAGGCACAAAGAAGCTGTAAAAAGGATTAGAAGATTTCCCATGGTCTCTATTTTCTTATCTTCACTGATGAATCCACCAAATTTAGCAGCAGCTTATATTCGTCCAAACTCCTTTACTATTTATTATTTGACtagtatataattaaatatagtaTTGTTTATGTGCAGGGGCGTAGCTAGGGGCTCGCATGGCCCCgccccctaaaatgtaaattatatttttggctttttaaattttttaaaaattttaaattagtaaaggtaaaattttattttggccctcttaaaattataaaaatttgatttaatcctttacaaattataaagatataaactatagaaaattaaaatttcatccggctcCCCCTAACAaatttttctggcttcgcccctgtttatgtgtttattttatttgtaataatttaattagtaaaatgtatgcgtgattcttttatatgtaaaaataagtaAGTAGCAGTTTATGatctgtttgtttgttatttataaatatatttttaattggttCTCAATATGTTTAAtcaaatgtttaaaaataatttaattcaatttaaattaatgaatatgaatattatttttttttggtgagaaaataacacaaaaatattACAAGAAAAGCACTTAATCAAAAGAACCGCCTGAAAAGTACTTATCCCTATCAATTAACACACGAGCCATCTCAGATGGGAAGTCGAGAACTTGCAGATTTCCTTTCTCGATCAAAGCTAGTTTAGCTACACAATCCGCAACCTGATTTTGGTCCCTCAGAATATACTGCAGAAACCATTGATTTTCTTGATACATAATATTATGGATTTGCCTAATTAATGCGGAATTTGAGACAGTTGAAGAGCTTCTGAGAATTCCTTTAACAACTTTCAAGCTATCCTAATGAATGATAATGTGATCATAGCCCCAACGTTGAATAAGTTTAAGGCCCTCAAGAATACCCCATAATTCCGTATTAAAAACTGAACATTTTCCAAGAAACCGGTGAAAGCCAATGACTCAATGTCCCTTCTTATCACAAACAACTCCCCCAACTGTAGCAAGTCTAGAATCCAATTGCACTGCCCTATTAGTATAAAGATGAACCTCTTCTTCAGAGGTATGAACTTTAACAGATTGATCAAGACATCCAGAAAGGGACCTCTTGAGAGGAAGAGAAGAACTGCAACGCCTAACTATAGGATCCTTGAGCTATTTCTTTTGAGCTCCAAGGTTTGCCTTGAAAgatgtaaaaatttcaatttttctatATACGCCAAATAagcaatccaaaaaaaaaaatcccaactAGCTCCCTTCCATGAATCAACCTATTCCCctgcaaattaaaaagaaatcagtcttgaaaaagaaaggaaaaaaaattagaatatactTACCTGGATTAACCTAGGCCCAAACATCCTTGGCTGCCGGACAATCACGTAAGATGTGAAAAATATCTTCTGAGTGAAAACCACAAATGAGGCACGAAGGATCATTCGAGATACCTCTCCTAACTCTTTTAACATTACTAAGAACTCTTCCCTAAAAAATCGTCCAAATAAATGTACGAATCCATTGAGGACCAGGAAATTTCCAAGccatcttccatttttcatcatttgGATTCCCGTCTCCTCCTTTGATAGCCTTATAAGCAGATTTAACAGAAAAAGCACTAGAGAAAAATGTGATTCCAAGAAATCCTATCAGGACCTTCTAAAGGATGTGGAGAAGGAATACCCTTAATAGCCTGAATCACCTCATCTGATAACCAAACTCGAAAGAGATCTAAGTTCCACGAGCCATCCTCAGTAACCATCTTGTGCAGTAGGCATTCATAATTCATATAAACATCAGGAGGAATGTGTCTAAACAGAGGTCCAATATCAGGAATCCAATTGTCTTGCCAGCACTGAATTTTGTGACCATCTCTAACAGACCAATGTAAGTTTTCACAAAATAAAGACCAAATTTTGGAAAGAGACTTCCAAAGAAAGGAGCTTCTGTCTCCATCAATACAAACTGGTAATTCTTCCTTCAATCAATATTTCGATCTAAGCACACGAACCCAAAAGGCTTCCTTATCAAATACCAATTTAAaccttaatttcatcaaaaaaaataTTCTGGTCTCAAAGGTTTCTCAAACACCACACATCTTTGGTTGAAATATGGAGTCCCATCCGACTAGAGccatcttctttttccttttggatGATCCTCAAATAAACTGTTTAACTAACCTTTCAATTTCATCACGAGTTTTCCTAGGTATCATCATCGACTGCATGAAATAACTAGGAATAGATAAGAGAACTGACTGAGCTAAAGTGATTCGCCTAGCTAAAGAGAGTTTTTTGGCTTCCCAACTTTCAAGCTTACCACGCACTTTTTCCACCATGAATTGAAGAGTGCCACTAGTAACCCTTTTGTGAAAGAGAGGGACTCCTAGGTAGTGACCAAGATTATGAACTCATTGAAACCCAAACATAGTGCTAATCGTATCCACTAAACCCTCATCCACTTCTTTAGAAAAGAAAACGTTGGTCTTTCTAGCATTGATTTTATGTCCGAAAAGCTCAAAAATCTATCCAAAATATCTTTCAAAATTCTGTAATACTTCGAATCTACTTTACTAAAGAtaaccaaatcatcaacaaaaaatAAATGCGAGATATCGGGCACATCTCTAGAAAGCCGAATAGGGTTCCATTTTGCTTCTGAGATAGTAGCCTGAATCAAATGACCAAGCCATTCCATACAAAGCACAAAAAGGTAAGGAGAAAGAGGACACCCTTGACGAATACCTCTAACAAGACTGAATTTAGATAACGGAACTCCATTCCACATAACCTGCATAATAGAATTAGAAATAGAGGACATAATAACATTCACGAGATACTCGGGGAT carries:
- the LOC107894642 gene encoding uncharacterized protein, which codes for MGQGQRASGRGARLTEVRQPVLVYATRHREDGDAPDIITMAEKLVRRECEAYLAYISVADSKNSLIKNIQTVRDFPDVFPEELPGLPLNLFAEGIQVDPRKIEAMLNWKQLKSVSKICSFLELESFAKLEKILTQAPVLIQPEPGRDFVVYSDVSHMGLGCFLIQDGKIRPTLLGQIKDKQLGDESLQLICVPNDEDLRLSILKEVHSSPYAMHSGGNKMYKDLQELYWWPRLKREVTDYIALCLTCQQLGERRVLGLNLVSETKDKVRLIRERLKAASGRQKSYADLKKKDIEYSVGDMVFLRVLPWKKVLRFGRKGKLSPRFIGPYRILKRVGPVAYQLELPSELDRIHDVYVSMLRRYHSNPRLIVLVEEIEMRLDLTFEEEPIQILDRDVKVLHRKSIPLVNVLCWNHSTEEVTWESEDSMRQ